One Vespula pensylvanica isolate Volc-1 chromosome 1, ASM1446617v1, whole genome shotgun sequence genomic region harbors:
- the LOC122632679 gene encoding IQ and AAA domain-containing protein 1-like: MSHDYYNEVWLVTRSDLEKLLELDRDLQKHKPIKHRENALHHALTLYIRYRDLVRRLIICYNQMIQTQKRELIKRILDCAIGRMLQCKGEVVKLDCSHFQWTDDLLCQLKLTPDDINIPMLIVDKTHALERRKLIEELKRYEPEKPLLIRERSLSQVAAVSLMDIEDTPSKMQLRRRRLRAADTSAIIIVETPEQRKAREAREARERAEKAMYDAVLLIQSHERARVGRRIGQEALVMYKYKKKVQIDETNASTKVDKETYNKAVVIIQRAWRRYAARKDFKRRINHLEELLDMTIPSWKPQDISKRDEENFQNRLEIMPIYASETEQITQDESIRLLKMVGPGLIEDITDEIHEWFIVWYNTLGYFDVYPRAELGGSILIVTGQTMEPEEYLMQQMQKKIDAKSKKQQEKAKEPKPKTEHVVEGWFMPETSLFTCLETANNEFIENWSYRDESSNPLQKPYLDLITDKLCYELQFEMRLIVDELMRLELEKLNEALLKDYASGKVVIPVERPTAPRRKKGRKKRRSKKDHLGDISIDELFKELVQKDIIRNYSERSLKDWFGDIGYQNYEAHSEFQDHYHRLGDIKQIIMEYCVLPLSSKEIHTIAPLIRSICICGLPGYGKTFLVDAICSEVGALLFDMTPSVLINKYIGKKNERRLMDIIGKLSRFYAPSVIFIDGGEKPWLKKVPLNERYIQPRRFVKHHEKFIKSIKPGDQILFLTISSEPYKAKGGFIKAHNIFIMIPLTDYNTLYMYYKYLLMKYHGVDRNIDVSCLAKMSIGIPLEFIRKSIENVLTLKRRIILNREPLSQMEIMGEVWKYEPFSEKIISTYTNFGNKIPLAKKRRKMIAAEKKEQDKIATLKAMQKR; this comes from the exons atgtcACATGATTATTACAATGAAGTATGGCTCGTCACAAGAAGCGATTTGGAAAAATTATTGGAATTGGATAGAGATCTACAAAAACACAAACCTATAAAGCACAGAGAAAATGCTTTACATCATGCTCTAACTCTTTACATAAG atatcgagATTTGGTAAGAAGACTCATAATATGTTATAATCAAATGATTCAAACGCAAAAAcgagaattaattaaacgaatactTGATTGTGCGATTGGTCGAATGCTCCAGTGCAAAGGAGAAGTTGTTAAATTAGATTGCTCTCATTTCca GTGGACAGATGATCTTTTAtgtcaattaaaattaacgcCAGATGACATAAATATCCCTATGTTGATAGTCGATAAAACTCATGCTTTAGAAcgtagaaaattaatcgagGAGTTAAAAAGATATGAGCCCGAAAAAC CTCTTTTAATAAGAGAACGGAGTCTTTCGCAAGTGGCAGCGGTTAGTTTGATGGATATCGAAGATACCCCGTCGAAAATGCAATTACGTAGAAGAAGACTCAGAGCTGCCGATACCTCAGCGATAATTATAGTAGAAACACCTGAGCAAAGGAAAGCTAGGGAAGCTCGAGAAGCTCGAGAACGTGCTGAAAAGGCTATGTATGACGCAGTGCTTTTGATACAAAGCCATGAAAGAGCTAGAGTTGGACGTCGTATTGGTCAAGAAG CTCTagttatgtataaatataaaaaaaaagttcaaatCGATGAGACGAATGCATCAACGAAAGTCGataaagaaacatataataaaGCTGTTGTCATCATACAACGTGCTTGGAGAAGATATGCAGctcgaaaagattttaaaagaagaatcaatCATTTGGAAGAGTTATTGGATATGACGATTCCAAGTTGGAAACCTCAAGATATTTctaaaagagacgaagaaaattttcaaaatagatTAGAAATTATGCCAATTTACGCCTCAGAAACTGAACAAATTACCCAAGATGAATCTATTAGG ttattaaaaatggTGGGGCCTGGATTAATAGAAGATATCACTGATGAAATTCATGAATGGTTCATCGTCTGGTATAATACGCTTGGATATTTTGATGTTTATCCACGAGCAGAATTAGGTGGTAGCATTCTGATAGTTACCGGACAGACTATGGAACCAGAAGAATATCTTATGCAACAGATGCAAAAGAAGATAGATGCAAAATCCAAAAAACAGcaagaaaaagcaaaggaaCCAAAGCCAAAAACGGAGCATGTCGTAGAAGGATGGTTTATGCCGGAAACTTCATTATTTACCTGTTTAGAAACAgctaataatgaatttatcgaaaattggAGTTATCGAGATGAATCTTCTAATCCGTTACAAAAACCTTATCTCGATTTAATAACCGATAAACTTTGTTATGAACTTCAATTTGAAATGCGACTGATCGTTGACGAACTTATGAGACTCGAATTAGAGAAATTGAACGAAGCTTTATTGAAAGATTATGCTTCCGGTAAAGTAGTCATTCCTGTAGAGAGGCCAACTGCAC caAGACGAAAAAAGGGTCGAAAAAAACGCAGATCAAAAAAGGATCATTTGGGTGATATTTCTATAGACGAACTTTTCAAAGAATTAGTACAAAAAGATATCATACGAAATTATTCAGAAAGAAGTCTGAAAGATTGGTTCGGTGACATTGGTTACCAAAATTACGAAGCACATTCTGAATTTCAAGACCATTATCATCGGTTAGGGGACatcaaacaaattattatggAATACTGTGTATTACCCCTCTCTTCTAAAGAAATACATACTATAGCACCCTTAATACGATCCATTTGTATCTGTGGTTTACCGGGATATGGTAAAACGTTTCTAGTCGATGCTATTTGTTCGGAG GTTGGTGCACTCTTATTCGACATGACACCATCGGtgttgattaataaatatattggtaagaaaaatgaacgaagatTAATGGATATCATTGGCAAATTAAGTCGCTTTTATGCACCTTCCGTGATATTTATTGATGGTGGCGAGAAACCATGGTTGAAAAAAGTTCCattaaacgaacgatatattCAACCAAGACGATTTGTTAAAcatcatgaaaaatttatcaaaagtatTAAACCAGGTGATCAG attttgtTCCTTACTATTTCCTCCGAACCTTACAAAGCGAAAGGTGGATTTATAAAAGCtcacaatatatttataatgataccTCTCACCGATTACAATACTCTATACatgtattacaaatatttattaatgaaatatcatgGGGTAGATAGAAACATAGACGTTTCTTGTCTTGCTAAAATGTCCATTGGTATACCTTTGGAATTTATACGAAAATCTATCGAGAACGTATTAACgcttaaaagaagaattatattgAATCGCGAACCTTTATCGCAAATGGAAATTATGGGAGAAGTGTGGAAATACGAGCCATTCTCTGAAAAAATCATTAgtacatatacaaatttcGGGAATAAGATTCCTCTTGctaaaaaacgaagaaagatgaTCGCTgcagagaagaaagaacaagataaAATAGCTACTTTGAAAGCAATGcagaagagataa